TGGGTCGCGCGTAAATCCTCGATGCCGATCACGACCTTCGCGCTGCTCGCGCGGATTGCGGCGGGCAACAGCGTCTTGGCGAGCTTCGCGGTCGAGACGATCACCGCCTTCGCCCCCGAATTCTCGATGATGTGCGTGTGGTCGCGCTCGGTATTGGTGGTGTAGGTCGGCACCGTGATGCACCCTGCGGCCATGATCGCGAGATCGGCGATGCACCATTCGGGGCGGTTTTCGCTGACCAGCATGACGCGGTCGCCGGGTTCGAGCCCAATCGCCTTAAGCCCTGCCGCAATGCTGGCGACTTGCCGCGCGGTTTCAGCCCAGCTGCGCGACACCCAGATACCGCCCGCCTTATGCCACAGGAACGGCGCGTCGCCTTTCTCTGCTGCGCGCGCGAGGAACATCGCGACCAAATTGGGGAAGTGTTCGAGCATGCGGACGGACTTGGACAAGGGTCTCTCCCGGGGGGCGTGCCGTGTTCGGCTACGTGGATCGTGCTATTCGAGCGGATTATTCGGGCGGGCGGATCGCAATCGAGCGGACGATGTGGGTGGTCTGACCGTCCTCGCGGATCGCGACGCCCTCGCTGCGCGGATCGGCGGCACCGACCCATTGGCCTTTCACGCGCTCGATCGCATTGGCTTTCAGTCCAAGCGGCGCGCTGACGATCTGCTCGCCGAGCGCTTGCAAGGTGGGGACCATCGCATCGAGCTGCGTGCCCTTTTCGGCGATGGCATTGCGTTTCGGCGCGTAAAGCAGGCCGAGCCCGATCGCGTCCTGCGCCGAAAGCTTCCAGTCGAGCACGCCGACCAGCGCCTTGGCGATCTGCGCGATGATCGTCGATCCGCCGGCCGCGCCGAGCGCGATGCGGACCTTGCCGTCGGGGCCATAGACGATCGTCGGCGCCATCGAACTGCGCGGTCGCTTGCCGCCCTGCACGCGGTTGGCGACGAGATAGCCGTCCTTGGCGGGGACGAAATCGAAATCGGTGAGCTGATTATTGAGCATCGTGCCCTCAACCGACAGCCCCGACCCGAACGAGCTTTCGATCGTCGTGGTGACTTCGGCGACATTGCCGCGTCGGTCCACCGCGACAAGATCGGTCGTGCCGGGCAGATCTGCATTGGGGGCGGCAGTGCGCGGTGGCGCCCCGGGGGGCGTACCGGGGGCAACCGCGGTGATGCTGCGCTCAGTCGAAATCAGCGCCGAGCGGGAGGCGATATAGGCCGGGTCGAGCAACCCCTTGACCGGCACCGTCACATGGTCGGGGTCGCCGAGGTACAGGTCGCGGTCGGCGTAGGCGAGCCGCGAGGATTCGGCGAAGAGGTGCCATGCTACCGGCGAATCCTTGCCCAGCGCCGCCATGTCGAAGCGTTCGAGCTGTTTCAGGATCATCAGCACCGCGATCCCGCCCGACGACGGCGGGCCCATGCCACAAATCCTGTAGACACGGTACGTGCCGCACACCGGCGCACGTTCCTTGGCGCGATAGCCGGCAAGGTCGGCTAGCGTCATCTTGGACGGGTTCTTGCTCGCATCATTGACCGTCGCGACGATCTTCGCGGCGACCGGGCCGGTGTAGAAGGCGTTCGGGCCCTTGGTGGCAATCGCGGTGAAGAGGGCAGCCTGCTCGGGATTTTTCAGGATCGTGCCGGTCGCGACCGCTTTGCCATCCGGCCCGAAAAAATGCGCCTTCGCCCACGGGTCGATATGCCGACCGTAATTGCCGATCCCGCCGTGCAGCCGCGGGCTGACCGCGAAGCCATCGCGCGCGAGCTTGATCGCCGGGCCGAACAACGTCGCCCAGGGCAGCTTGCCATAACGCTGATGCGCCAGTGCCATCATCCGGATGTTGCCGGGGACCCCGACGCTCCGCCCCCCCGGAATCGCGGTGAAGACCGGCAGTGGTTTCCCGTCCGCGCCGTAGAACCATTTCTCGTCAGCCGCGGCGGGGGCTTGCTCGCGCCCGTCGAAGCTGGCGAGTTTGCCCGTGGTCGCATCGTGA
Above is a genomic segment from Sphingomonas sp. HMP6 containing:
- the ggt gene encoding gamma-glutamyltransferase; amino-acid sequence: MKISFAALALLVLAPTVAEAKRTPPKATTSLGMISAADPRAAAAGVDILRKGGSATDAAIATMLALNVVEPQSSGIGGGSFMVYHDATTGKLASFDGREQAPAAADEKWFYGADGKPLPVFTAIPGGRSVGVPGNIRMMALAHQRYGKLPWATLFGPAIKLARDGFAVSPRLHGGIGNYGRHIDPWAKAHFFGPDGKAVATGTILKNPEQAALFTAIATKGPNAFYTGPVAAKIVATVNDASKNPSKMTLADLAGYRAKERAPVCGTYRVYRICGMGPPSSGGIAVLMILKQLERFDMAALGKDSPVAWHLFAESSRLAYADRDLYLGDPDHVTVPVKGLLDPAYIASRSALISTERSITAVAPGTPPGAPPRTAAPNADLPGTTDLVAVDRRGNVAEVTTTIESSFGSGLSVEGTMLNNQLTDFDFVPAKDGYLVANRVQGGKRPRSSMAPTIVYGPDGKVRIALGAAGGSTIIAQIAKALVGVLDWKLSAQDAIGLGLLYAPKRNAIAEKGTQLDAMVPTLQALGEQIVSAPLGLKANAIERVKGQWVGAADPRSEGVAIREDGQTTHIVRSIAIRPPE